A single genomic interval of Dromiciops gliroides isolate mDroGli1 chromosome 1, mDroGli1.pri, whole genome shotgun sequence harbors:
- the ZBED3 gene encoding zinc finger BED domain-containing protein 3 — MEEGGSYIDTLRIVAPSAHGRGARYSEAWEYFHLPLAHSGLPASQYATCRLCGKQVSRGPGFNVGTTALWKHLKSMHKQELEKSGHRQAGPRPEAAPPLPPSPPGVEGDWGRLMEQMGALALRASQRERELEKRERAVERRERVLELRKRAIEEEEKDLSEKRQELQAEKEGLQARLLEICQRENALALATAPLSTLIKEEQEDHGEGYLITKVLF, encoded by the coding sequence atggaagaaggcGGCTCTTATATTGACACCCTCAGAATCGTCGCCCCTTCAGCCCATGGCCGGGGAGCACGATACTCGGAAGCCTGGGAGTACTTTCATCTACCCTTGGCCCACTCTGGCCTCCCTGCCAGTCAATACGCCACCTGCAGGTTGTGTGGAAAGCAGGTCAGCCGGGGCCCAGGGTTCAACGTTGGGACCACAGCTCTGTGGAAGCATCTGAAGAGTATGCATAAGCAAGAACTGGAAAAGAGTGGTCACAGACAGGCCGGCCCTCGACCAGAAGCGGCGCCTCCCCTTCCACCCTCTCCGCCGGGTGTAGAGGGGGACTGGGGGCGCTTGATGGAACAGATGGGAGCCCTGGCTTTACGGGCGAGCCAGCGAGAGAGGgagctggagaagagagagagggcagTGGAGAGGAGAGAGCGAGTCCTAGAATTAAGGAAAAGGGCCattgaagaggaggagaaggatttATCCGAGAAGAGGCAGGAGCTTCAGGCTGAGAAGGAGGGACTGCAAGCCCGCCTCCTGGAAATATGCCAGAGGGAAAATGCTTTGGCCCTGGCTACTGCCCCTCTGTCCACCCTGATCAAAGAGGAGCAAGAGGATCATGGTGAGGGCTACTTAATAACCAAAGTCCTTTTCTAG